The following are encoded together in the Nocardioides thalensis genome:
- a CDS encoding putative immunity protein, whose amino-acid sequence MILPKVRDPRFVTIRRGGTLTDEDHHLLALWAAASAEHVLHHFEAARPDDARPREAIEHARAWVRGEVKMMEARAAGGHAMGAARELRGAARNAAYAAGQAAVVAHVAAHELGAAAYAIKAARAAAPVDEAEEAGRRECAWQRDQLPAPIRDLVLDDQRLRNEICWSVFDC is encoded by the coding sequence GTGATCCTCCCGAAGGTCCGCGACCCGCGCTTCGTGACGATCCGCCGTGGCGGGACGCTCACGGACGAGGACCACCACCTCCTCGCGCTCTGGGCGGCTGCGAGCGCGGAGCACGTCCTGCACCACTTCGAGGCGGCCAGGCCCGACGACGCCCGGCCGCGGGAGGCGATCGAGCACGCCCGCGCGTGGGTGCGCGGCGAGGTGAAGATGATGGAGGCACGGGCCGCGGGCGGACACGCGATGGGCGCGGCCCGGGAGCTGCGCGGAGCCGCACGCAATGCCGCGTACGCCGCCGGTCAGGCCGCGGTCGTCGCACATGTGGCAGCGCACGAGCTCGGCGCGGCCGCCTACGCCATCAAGGCCGCCCGTGCGGCTGCGCCCGTCGACGAGGCGGAGGAGGCGGGGCGGCGCGAGTGCGCGTGGCAGCGTGACCAACTGCCCGCGCCGATCCGCGACCTCGTGCTCGACGACCAGCGGTTGCGCAACGAGATCTGCTGGTCGGTCTTCGACTGCTGA